In Paenibacillus kyungheensis, the following are encoded in one genomic region:
- the purE gene encoding 5-(carboxyamino)imidazole ribonucleotide mutase: MSVQVAVVMGSKSDWETMQHACQMLDELEIAYEKKVVSAHRTPDLMFEFAEQAQERGIKVIIAGAGGAAHLPGMIAAKTLLPVIGVPVQSAALKGLDSLLSIVQMPGGIPVATVAIGKAGATNAGLLAAQMIGAFDPEVMKRAEARRERIRLEVIASSDSL; encoded by the coding sequence ATGTCGGTACAGGTTGCTGTTGTAATGGGCAGTAAATCAGATTGGGAAACGATGCAACATGCTTGTCAGATGCTAGATGAATTAGAAATTGCCTATGAGAAAAAAGTGGTATCTGCTCATCGTACACCGGATTTGATGTTTGAATTTGCAGAACAAGCACAAGAACGAGGTATCAAAGTGATTATTGCAGGTGCAGGCGGAGCGGCACACTTGCCGGGTATGATTGCAGCCAAAACATTACTACCTGTGATTGGTGTACCTGTACAGTCTGCTGCACTGAAAGGTCTGGATTCATTACTATCGATCGTTCAGATGCCTGGTGGAATTCCTGTAGCGACTGTAGCGATTGGCAAAGCAGGTGCAACAAATGCAGGATTGTTAGCGGCACAGATGATCGGTGCTTTTGACCCTGAAGTGATGAAGCGTGCAGAAGCTAGACGGGAACGGATTCGTCTAGAAGTGATCGCTTCGAGTGATTCGCTATGA
- the purK gene encoding 5-(carboxyamino)imidazole ribonucleotide synthase codes for MSEIRSSKVIPPGSTIGILGGGQLGRMMVLQGAPLGYQFITLDPATNAPCGQVSQQIVGRYDDPQAAEMLASQADVITYEFENVDADVAALLEQKSYVPQGSQLLYTTQHRLREKRAIEAAGATVAPYMEVRSASETLQAVQQFGTPCVLKTATGGYDGKGQFVIRSEEQAQQAYDELSVAGTELVVEQFIHFQCELSVIAARSSNGEIKTFPVAENIHIDNILHLSIVPARVSEAVQRRAEQMAADIAESMNAVGLLAVELFCTEDGQLYVNELAPRPHNSGHYTIEACDTSQFEQHVRAICGLPLGSTALRSPVVMVNILGEHIPAITEKMMQVDLSANSLHVNPKYHLYGKEEAKHKRKMGHINVLCHNIEDALAWIDQTNIWRHE; via the coding sequence ATGAGTGAGATTCGATCTTCTAAAGTGATTCCACCTGGCTCTACGATCGGTATTCTAGGTGGCGGACAATTAGGACGCATGATGGTATTGCAAGGCGCACCGCTGGGTTATCAATTTATTACACTGGATCCAGCGACGAATGCACCTTGTGGTCAGGTCAGTCAGCAGATTGTAGGACGCTATGATGATCCACAAGCTGCTGAAATGTTAGCCAGTCAAGCCGATGTGATTACGTATGAATTTGAAAATGTAGATGCCGATGTCGCCGCATTATTAGAGCAGAAATCGTATGTACCACAAGGCAGTCAATTGTTATACACGACTCAACACCGCTTGCGTGAAAAGCGTGCGATTGAAGCAGCAGGCGCAACCGTTGCTCCATATATGGAAGTGCGAAGCGCATCCGAAACGTTACAAGCTGTTCAACAGTTCGGAACGCCTTGTGTACTCAAAACAGCGACAGGTGGTTATGATGGCAAAGGACAGTTTGTGATTCGCAGTGAAGAGCAAGCTCAGCAAGCATACGACGAATTAAGCGTCGCAGGCACAGAGTTAGTGGTAGAGCAATTTATTCATTTTCAATGTGAATTGTCTGTGATCGCTGCTCGTAGCTCGAATGGAGAAATCAAGACTTTTCCGGTAGCTGAAAATATTCATATTGATAATATTCTTCATCTCTCGATTGTTCCTGCTCGTGTATCGGAAGCAGTACAGCGCAGAGCAGAACAGATGGCGGCAGATATTGCAGAGTCGATGAATGCAGTAGGATTATTAGCGGTTGAACTGTTTTGTACAGAAGATGGGCAGTTATATGTGAATGAATTAGCACCCCGTCCGCATAATTCTGGTCATTATACGATTGAAGCGTGTGATACTTCGCAGTTTGAACAGCATGTAAGAGCAATCTGCGGATTGCCTTTGGGAAGTACGGCATTACGCTCACCTGTCGTTATGGTCAATATTCTGGGAGAACATATCCCGGCGATTACTGAAAAAATGATGCAGGTTGATCTATCAGCGAATTCATTACATGTGAACCCTAAGTACCATTTATATGGGAAAGAAGAAGCCAAACACAAGCGCAAGATGGGACATATCAATGTGCTGTGTCATAATATAGAAGATGCTCTGGCATGGATAGACCAAACGAATATATGGAGGCACGAATAA
- the purM gene encoding phosphoribosylformylglycinamidine cyclo-ligase, with protein sequence MSEAYKSAGVDIAAGNEAVERMKKHVKTTFRPEVMTELGGFGALFGLNKDKYDEPVLVSGTDGVGTKLKLAFAMDKHDTIGIDAVAMCVNDIVVQGAEPLFFLDYLACDRVIPEKIEAIVSGIADGCRQAGCALIGGETAEMPGMYSEGEYDIAGFTVGIVDKAKVITGSEIAAGDVVLGLASSGIHSNGFSLVRKLLLEDAGYDLKDTVAELDNAVLGDVLLEPTKIYVKSTLALQEAVKVKGMAHITGGGFIENIPRMLPEHVNVDIEYGNWPILPIFQLMQAKGGISHKDMFTTFNMGIGMVIVVPADQAEQALTLLAEQGETAYQIGTVQEGNKVVTFTGVDV encoded by the coding sequence GTGTCAGAAGCCTATAAAAGTGCCGGGGTCGATATCGCGGCAGGGAATGAAGCAGTAGAACGTATGAAAAAGCACGTTAAAACAACGTTTCGCCCGGAAGTGATGACAGAACTTGGTGGTTTCGGTGCATTGTTTGGCCTGAACAAAGATAAATACGATGAGCCTGTACTCGTATCCGGTACAGATGGTGTCGGTACGAAGCTGAAGCTAGCATTTGCGATGGATAAGCACGATACAATCGGTATTGATGCTGTTGCGATGTGTGTTAACGACATTGTAGTACAAGGCGCAGAACCGTTATTTTTCCTTGATTATCTAGCATGTGATCGTGTCATTCCTGAAAAGATTGAAGCGATCGTATCAGGTATTGCAGATGGTTGTCGTCAAGCAGGATGTGCATTGATCGGTGGCGAGACAGCTGAAATGCCTGGGATGTATTCCGAAGGTGAATATGATATTGCTGGATTTACAGTAGGTATCGTAGATAAAGCTAAAGTGATCACAGGCAGTGAAATTGCAGCAGGTGATGTAGTGCTAGGACTAGCTTCAAGTGGTATTCACAGTAATGGATTTTCACTAGTACGTAAATTATTGCTTGAAGATGCTGGATATGATCTCAAAGATACTGTAGCAGAACTGGATAATGCCGTGCTAGGTGATGTATTGCTAGAGCCTACTAAAATTTATGTTAAGTCTACACTTGCGCTACAAGAAGCCGTTAAAGTCAAAGGAATGGCACATATTACAGGCGGCGGATTTATCGAAAATATTCCACGGATGTTGCCTGAACATGTAAATGTAGATATTGAGTACGGAAACTGGCCGATTTTGCCGATTTTCCAATTGATGCAAGCTAAAGGCGGTATCAGCCATAAAGATATGTTCACTACGTTCAACATGGGAATCGGTATGGTCATTGTAGTTCCTGCGGATCAAGCAGAACAAGCGTTGACATTACTAGCAGAACAAGGTGAAACTGCGTATCAAATAGGTACAGTGCAAGAAGGAAATAAAGTGGTAACATTTACCGGAGTCGATGTGTAA
- a CDS encoding phosphoribosylaminoimidazolesuccinocarboxamide synthase gives MISQAITTAVDLVNTPLIYKGKVRELYDLGEHYLIVVTDRISAFDYVLDPPVPHKGEVLNRLSAFWFGQTTNLIDNHVVHIDVDQLGDIVRDKDALRNRIMVTRKAQRIDMECVVRGYITGGGWRQYQETGQVNGIDLPEGLRKNGVFPNPLFTPAAKNDIGHDEDISFDEMKNRIGAELAEELKAKSIQLYEYARHYCDQHDIILADCKFEFGLIDGKVVLIDEIFTPDSSRFWAKNNYALDIEIDSMDKEPVRSYLAGTDWDKNSQPDPLPDAVVQATSDRYLSIYQKLTGGQLV, from the coding sequence ATGATATCGCAAGCAATCACAACAGCTGTTGATCTGGTCAATACACCGCTGATCTATAAAGGTAAAGTGCGTGAGTTGTATGATCTGGGCGAGCATTACTTGATCGTTGTTACCGATCGCATTTCTGCATTCGATTATGTACTTGATCCACCTGTACCGCACAAAGGGGAAGTGTTGAATCGCTTGAGTGCTTTCTGGTTCGGGCAAACGACTAACCTGATTGATAACCATGTTGTACATATCGATGTTGATCAATTAGGGGACATCGTACGTGATAAAGATGCACTGCGTAACCGTATTATGGTGACACGCAAAGCACAGCGTATCGATATGGAATGTGTAGTACGTGGTTATATTACAGGCGGTGGATGGAGACAATATCAAGAAACCGGTCAGGTGAATGGTATCGATCTGCCAGAAGGCTTGCGTAAAAATGGCGTGTTCCCGAATCCATTGTTCACTCCAGCCGCTAAAAATGATATCGGTCATGATGAAGATATTTCTTTTGACGAAATGAAAAATCGTATCGGTGCAGAGCTTGCGGAAGAGTTGAAAGCGAAAAGTATTCAACTGTACGAATATGCCCGTCACTATTGCGATCAACATGATATTATTTTAGCCGATTGCAAATTCGAATTCGGTCTAATCGATGGCAAAGTAGTGCTTATTGATGAAATTTTCACCCCGGATTCATCACGCTTTTGGGCAAAAAACAACTATGCACTGGATATCGAAATCGACAGCATGGATAAAGAGCCAGTACGGTCTTATCTGGCAGGCACAGATTGGGACAAAAATAGCCAACCTGATCCTTTACCAGACGCAGTCGTTCAAGCCACATCCGACCGCTACCTATCCATATATCAGAAGTTAACGGGGGGGCAATTGGTTTGA
- a CDS encoding DUF1294 domain-containing protein has translation MEQILGVWLLIVNIVAYIVMATDKKRAQRHRSRERIPERTLFIWASIGGALGIWIAMMTKRHKTKHRSFVIGVPLLLVLNIVVYGYVWITWIR, from the coding sequence ATGGAACAGATATTAGGAGTCTGGCTGCTGATTGTCAATATTGTTGCTTATATCGTAATGGCAACAGACAAAAAACGTGCACAACGTCATCGCAGTCGTGAACGTATACCAGAGAGAACGTTGTTTATCTGGGCGTCTATCGGTGGTGCATTAGGTATTTGGATTGCTATGATGACCAAGCGACACAAAACCAAACATCGTTCATTTGTAATAGGCGTTCCGCTGTTATTGGTTCTGAATATCGTGGTATACGGCTATGTATGGATAACATGGATACGCTAA
- a CDS encoding universal stress protein yields the protein MLFSKILLAYDGSKASNKALDRAVELAKAAPHAEIHAIHVFDFPRYFVGEGIVPVPTTSNEELYELATQTAKEAKRRLEAAEISNTISVEMIQGAAAQNILEYAEANHCDVIIIGSRGLGSIREFVLGSVSHNVVQHAKIPVLIVK from the coding sequence ATGTTATTTTCCAAAATTTTATTAGCATACGATGGTTCTAAAGCATCAAACAAAGCGTTAGATCGTGCAGTGGAATTAGCCAAAGCAGCTCCACATGCTGAAATTCATGCTATTCATGTATTTGATTTTCCACGTTATTTTGTAGGCGAAGGGATTGTACCTGTACCGACTACGTCTAACGAAGAATTGTATGAATTAGCTACTCAAACAGCGAAAGAAGCTAAACGTCGTCTAGAAGCAGCTGAAATTAGTAATACGATCAGTGTTGAAATGATTCAGGGTGCAGCAGCACAAAATATCTTAGAATATGCTGAAGCTAATCACTGTGATGTTATTATTATCGGTAGTCGTGGACTAGGCAGTATTCGCGAATTTGTACTGGGTAGTGTAAGTCATAATGTTGTTCAACATGCTAAAATCCCAGTGTTGATTGTGAAGTAA
- the purL gene encoding phosphoribosylformylglycinamidine synthase subunit PurL, whose translation MTQQTSVKEPTAEQVADQQIYKQMGVSDSEYELICGFLGRKPNYTEIGVFSVMWSEHCAYKNSKPLLRRFPTSGPRVLMGPGEGAGIVDIGDNQAVVFKIESHNHPSAVEPFQGAATGVGGIIRDIFSMGARPVAVLNSLRFGKLESERVKYLFEHVVSGIAGYGNCIGIPTVGGEVMFDESYDGNPLVNAMCVGLIDHDKIQRGVAKGVGNPVFYVGPPTGRDGIHGATFASEELTEESEARRTAVQVGDPFMEKLVMESCLELIDSGIVLGIQDMGAAGLTCSSAEMASKAGNGLELYLDQVPQREDGMTAYEMMLSESQERMLFVVEPKDEAQAMEIFERWGVICAKVGKVTDDGRLKLLHHGEVVGDMPVHALVDECPIYDKPSSVPDYYEQQANVDTNRYEEVTDLNGALKSILASPTVASKAWVYDQYDYMVRTSTVVRPGSDAAVITIRGTRKALAMTTDCNGRYVYLDPEVGGKIAVSEAARNIVCSGAEPLAITDNLNFGSPEKPDIFWQMEKSVDGMAEACRVLDTPVIGGNVSLYNENTRGAIYPTPVVGMVGLVHDTDHITTQGFKNEGDIIFVLGDTFAELGGSEFQKVVHNVTEGRPPALDLEIEKKLLGSVLSAIQSGLVQSAHDLSEGGLSVALAESCISGKLGASVALNSDNLRHDLLLFSESQSRILLSATPAQADALESHIQSQGVPVRRIGQVQGTELQIQVDGKQVLAEQVNNLRQVWEDAIPCLMN comes from the coding sequence ATGACGCAGCAAACATCCGTTAAGGAACCGACGGCGGAGCAAGTCGCAGACCAGCAAATATACAAACAAATGGGTGTATCGGACAGCGAGTATGAGTTGATCTGCGGTTTTCTCGGACGGAAACCGAACTACACAGAAATCGGCGTATTTAGTGTAATGTGGTCGGAACACTGCGCATACAAAAACTCCAAACCGTTACTTCGTCGCTTCCCAACTTCTGGCCCTCGTGTATTAATGGGACCAGGTGAAGGTGCAGGGATTGTAGATATTGGTGATAATCAAGCGGTTGTTTTCAAAATTGAAAGTCATAATCATCCATCTGCGGTAGAACCTTTTCAAGGAGCAGCAACAGGTGTAGGTGGGATTATCCGCGATATTTTCTCTATGGGAGCACGACCTGTAGCAGTATTGAATTCTTTACGCTTCGGTAAGCTCGAAAGTGAACGTGTGAAATATTTGTTCGAGCATGTGGTATCCGGGATTGCAGGTTACGGTAACTGTATCGGGATTCCTACGGTTGGCGGCGAAGTGATGTTCGATGAAAGTTATGACGGAAATCCACTGGTTAATGCAATGTGTGTCGGATTGATCGATCATGACAAAATCCAACGTGGTGTCGCTAAAGGAGTAGGTAATCCGGTATTTTATGTAGGACCTCCTACAGGACGCGACGGGATTCATGGCGCTACATTTGCATCAGAAGAATTAACAGAAGAATCAGAAGCACGTCGTACCGCAGTACAAGTTGGCGATCCATTTATGGAGAAGCTTGTCATGGAATCTTGTCTGGAATTAATTGATTCCGGTATTGTTCTCGGAATTCAAGATATGGGCGCGGCTGGCTTAACGTGTTCTAGTGCAGAAATGGCAAGTAAAGCAGGTAACGGTCTCGAATTGTATCTTGATCAAGTCCCTCAACGTGAAGATGGCATGACAGCTTATGAAATGATGCTTTCGGAATCTCAAGAACGGATGTTGTTCGTAGTAGAGCCAAAAGACGAAGCGCAAGCGATGGAAATCTTTGAACGTTGGGGCGTAATCTGTGCCAAAGTTGGTAAAGTGACAGATGATGGACGCTTGAAATTATTACATCATGGCGAAGTGGTTGGCGATATGCCTGTACATGCACTTGTAGATGAGTGCCCGATCTATGATAAGCCTTCTTCAGTACCTGATTATTATGAGCAACAAGCGAATGTGGATACCAATCGTTATGAAGAAGTCACAGATCTCAATGGTGCGTTAAAATCAATTCTTGCTTCACCAACAGTAGCGAGCAAAGCATGGGTCTATGATCAATATGATTATATGGTTCGTACGAGTACAGTGGTTCGTCCGGGTTCAGATGCAGCAGTCATTACGATTCGTGGTACACGCAAAGCACTGGCTATGACTACAGATTGTAATGGACGTTATGTATATCTTGATCCAGAAGTAGGGGGCAAAATTGCTGTCAGCGAAGCGGCTCGTAATATTGTCTGCTCGGGTGCAGAACCGCTTGCGATCACAGATAACTTGAATTTTGGTAGCCCGGAAAAACCAGATATTTTCTGGCAAATGGAAAAATCAGTAGATGGTATGGCAGAAGCTTGTCGTGTACTGGATACTCCAGTAATCGGTGGTAATGTTAGTCTTTATAATGAAAATACACGTGGAGCGATCTATCCTACACCAGTTGTGGGTATGGTTGGATTGGTACACGATACAGATCATATTACAACGCAAGGTTTCAAAAACGAAGGCGATATTATTTTCGTATTAGGAGATACATTTGCCGAACTAGGTGGTAGTGAATTCCAGAAAGTCGTGCACAATGTGACAGAAGGTCGCCCACCAGCATTAGATTTGGAGATCGAAAAGAAATTGTTAGGTAGCGTACTGAGCGCGATTCAAAGTGGACTGGTACAATCTGCACATGATCTATCTGAAGGTGGATTGTCTGTAGCTTTAGCAGAATCTTGTATTAGTGGTAAATTAGGTGCAAGCGTAGCACTGAACAGCGACAACTTGCGTCATGATCTATTGTTATTCAGCGAAAGCCAATCTCGTATTTTGTTATCAGCGACTCCTGCGCAAGCAGATGCGTTGGAAAGTCATATTCAATCTCAAGGTGTGCCTGTACGTCGTATCGGTCAAGTGCAAGGAACAGAACTTCAAATCCAAGTGGACGGCAAACAAGTCTTGGCAGAGCAGGTGAACAATCTGCGTCAAGTCTGGGAGGATGCGATTCCATGTCTGATGAATTAA
- the purS gene encoding phosphoribosylformylglycinamidine synthase subunit PurS, with the protein MIKATVYVTIKQSVLDPQGVAVQGALHSLGFNEVESLRIGKYMEIELDTDNREEAEERLKVMCEKLLANTVVENYRFELEG; encoded by the coding sequence ATGATTAAAGCTACTGTCTACGTGACCATTAAGCAAAGCGTACTTGACCCACAAGGTGTTGCTGTTCAAGGTGCACTTCATTCGTTAGGATTCAATGAAGTCGAGAGTCTTCGCATCGGGAAGTACATGGAGATTGAATTGGATACAGATAATCGTGAAGAAGCAGAAGAACGCCTCAAAGTGATGTGCGAGAAGTTGCTAGCTAATACGGTTGTTGAAAATTACCGTTTCGAACTGGAGGGTTAA
- the purB gene encoding adenylosuccinate lyase: MIERYSRPEMRNIWSEENKFKAWLEVEICACEAWSELGVIPKEDVEKLRAGASFDMDRIYEIEKETRHDVIAFTRAVSESLGEERKWVHYGLTSTDVVDTALGYLLRQANEILERDIINFIEILKEKAIAYKDTPMMGRTHGVHAEPTTFGLKMALWHEEMKRNLERFRHAADNVQYGKISGAVGTYANIDPFVEEFVCNKLGTKAAPISTQTLQRDRHAEYMATLALVATSLDKFATEVRALQKSEVREVEEAFAKGQKGSSAMPHKRNPISSENISGLSRVIRGHMVSAYENVTLWHERDISHSSVERIILPDATMLLNYMLNRFGNIIKNLTVFPENMQRNIQRTYGVPFSGRVMTKLIDKGISREQAYDTVQPRAMQAWEEQRSFKDIILETPAITELLNAEEIEEAFNPSWHLKHVDTIFKKLGLE, encoded by the coding sequence ATGATCGAACGTTATAGCAGACCTGAAATGAGAAATATCTGGAGTGAAGAAAACAAATTTAAAGCATGGTTAGAAGTGGAAATTTGCGCTTGTGAAGCATGGTCTGAATTAGGAGTTATTCCAAAAGAAGATGTAGAAAAATTACGTGCAGGTGCTTCTTTTGATATGGATCGTATTTATGAAATTGAAAAAGAAACGCGTCATGATGTAATTGCATTTACCCGCGCGGTATCTGAAAGCTTGGGCGAAGAACGTAAATGGGTACATTATGGGTTAACATCGACAGACGTGGTAGATACAGCACTTGGTTATTTATTGCGCCAGGCTAATGAAATCTTAGAACGAGATATTATCAATTTTATCGAAATTTTGAAAGAAAAAGCGATCGCTTATAAAGATACACCGATGATGGGACGGACGCATGGTGTTCATGCTGAACCGACAACATTTGGACTGAAAATGGCACTATGGCATGAAGAAATGAAACGTAACTTGGAGCGCTTCCGTCATGCGGCAGACAATGTACAATACGGTAAAATTTCTGGAGCTGTAGGAACGTATGCGAATATTGATCCATTTGTAGAAGAGTTCGTATGTAACAAACTAGGCACCAAAGCGGCTCCAATCTCTACTCAAACATTGCAACGTGATCGTCATGCTGAATATATGGCAACACTCGCATTGGTAGCGACATCACTTGATAAATTTGCAACCGAAGTACGTGCACTGCAAAAGAGTGAAGTACGTGAAGTAGAAGAAGCTTTTGCTAAAGGTCAAAAAGGTTCATCTGCTATGCCTCACAAACGCAATCCGATCAGCTCTGAAAATATCTCAGGTCTTTCCCGTGTGATTCGTGGTCATATGGTATCGGCATACGAAAATGTGACATTATGGCATGAACGCGATATTTCACATTCATCGGTAGAACGTATTATTTTGCCAGATGCAACGATGTTGTTGAACTACATGCTCAATCGCTTTGGTAACATTATCAAAAACTTGACGGTGTTCCCTGAAAATATGCAACGCAATATTCAACGTACGTATGGAGTTCCTTTCTCCGGTCGTGTGATGACTAAATTGATCGATAAAGGGATCAGTCGTGAGCAAGCGTATGATACGGTTCAACCTCGTGCGATGCAAGCATGGGAAGAACAACGTTCATTTAAAGATATTATTTTGGAGACTCCTGCAATTACAGAACTATTGAATGCTGAAGAAATCGAAGAAGCATTTAATCCATCGTGGCATTTGAAGCACGTTGATACGATTTTCAAAAAACTCGGTCTGGAATAG
- the purQ gene encoding phosphoribosylformylglycinamidine synthase subunit PurQ: protein MKFAVLVFPGSNCDIDCFKAVEDTLGESVEYVWHTATDLSAYDCILVPGGFSYGDYLRCGAISQFAPVMTEVAKAAEQGKYVLGICNGFQILTEARLLPGALLRNESMKFRCHDTLLTVVNNQTPFTRDYADGEEITIPIAHGEGNYYCDDATLEQLKANNQIVFQYGHNPNGSLHDIAGICNERGNVVGMMPHPERAVDELLGSADGKKMFTSILKAWRDQHDAANIR from the coding sequence ATGAAATTTGCAGTCTTGGTATTTCCGGGCTCTAACTGTGATATTGACTGTTTTAAAGCAGTCGAAGATACGTTAGGGGAATCGGTAGAGTATGTATGGCACACAGCGACAGATCTGTCAGCGTATGATTGTATTTTAGTTCCAGGTGGCTTTTCCTATGGAGATTACTTGAGATGTGGAGCGATTTCTCAATTTGCTCCGGTAATGACAGAAGTAGCCAAAGCAGCAGAGCAAGGCAAATATGTGCTCGGCATTTGTAATGGATTCCAGATTCTCACTGAAGCTCGCCTTTTACCAGGTGCTTTACTTCGTAACGAATCAATGAAATTCCGTTGTCATGATACATTGCTTACTGTAGTTAACAATCAGACTCCATTTACTCGTGATTATGCAGATGGTGAAGAAATAACGATTCCAATTGCTCATGGCGAAGGCAACTACTATTGTGATGATGCAACATTGGAACAACTGAAAGCCAACAATCAGATCGTGTTCCAGTACGGACATAATCCGAATGGATCACTACATGATATTGCAGGGATTTGTAATGAACGTGGAAATGTTGTAGGTATGATGCCTCACCCTGAACGTGCAGTGGATGAATTGTTAGGATCAGCAGATGGTAAAAAAATGTTTACATCTATTTTGAAAGCTTGGAGGGATCAACATGACGCAGCAAACATCCGTTAA
- the purF gene encoding amidophosphoribosyltransferase, with product MSDELNKQTLWTGDYYNQGTGPNDIFDTLKEECGVFGVYGHSEAASLSYYGLHALQHRGEESAGLCVSDRNQFHYHRGMGLVKEVFDKDTLGSLTGDISIGHVRYSTSGDSRLTNAQPLVFRYRAGELALATNGNIVNAPQIRRELEEAGSIFQTTSDTEVVAHLIARSNKPLVEAAKDAFRQIVGGFAFMIMTNEQLIVASDPNGLRPITMGRLGEAYIFASETCALETIGAELVRDVQPGELLILDQHGLIEDRYIEPQRKALCSMEYIYFARPDSDMNGANLHAARKRMGSVMAQESFIDADLVTGVPDSSISAAIGFAEQTGIPYELGMIKNKYTGRTFIQPSQELREQGVKMKLSAVRRVVEGKRVVMIDDSIVRGTTSRRIVNMLRDAGATEVHVRITSPPFKNPCFYGIDTPDRRELIASTMSIEEMRKELNADSLTFLSFEGLIKAVGGDNSTDYKGGMCMACFDNDYPTQTDFGGEEQFGCGC from the coding sequence ATGTCTGATGAATTAAACAAACAGACGTTATGGACAGGTGATTACTATAATCAAGGCACCGGTCCAAATGATATTTTTGATACGTTAAAAGAAGAATGCGGCGTTTTCGGAGTCTACGGACATTCCGAAGCCGCTTCCCTTTCTTATTATGGATTACATGCGCTTCAACATCGTGGTGAAGAAAGCGCAGGCTTGTGTGTGAGTGATCGCAACCAGTTTCATTACCATCGGGGTATGGGTCTGGTCAAAGAAGTCTTTGATAAAGATACATTAGGTTCATTAACAGGTGATATTTCAATTGGTCATGTTCGTTATTCCACCAGTGGAGATAGTCGTCTGACCAATGCACAACCATTGGTATTCCGTTATCGTGCAGGTGAATTAGCACTGGCAACCAACGGTAATATCGTCAATGCACCGCAGATTCGACGTGAATTGGAAGAAGCGGGTTCTATTTTTCAAACGACCAGTGATACAGAAGTAGTTGCTCACTTAATCGCACGTTCAAACAAGCCTCTAGTCGAAGCGGCAAAAGATGCATTTCGACAAATTGTAGGCGGTTTTGCTTTTATGATTATGACCAATGAGCAATTGATAGTGGCTTCTGATCCTAACGGATTGCGTCCGATCACAATGGGTCGTCTGGGTGAAGCGTATATTTTTGCTTCAGAGACCTGTGCTCTTGAAACGATCGGAGCAGAGTTAGTACGAGATGTTCAACCAGGAGAATTACTGATTTTGGATCAACATGGTTTGATCGAAGATCGTTATATCGAACCGCAACGTAAAGCGCTTTGTTCGATGGAATATATTTATTTTGCAAGACCGGATAGTGATATGAATGGTGCCAATCTACATGCCGCTCGCAAACGGATGGGTTCTGTGATGGCTCAGGAATCATTTATCGATGCTGATCTAGTGACAGGTGTACCGGATTCCAGTATTTCAGCAGCGATCGGATTTGCTGAACAAACGGGTATCCCGTATGAACTTGGGATGATCAAAAATAAATACACCGGGCGTACATTTATCCAACCGAGTCAGGAACTACGTGAGCAAGGTGTGAAAATGAAACTCAGTGCTGTACGCCGCGTGGTGGAAGGTAAACGTGTCGTCATGATCGATGATTCGATTGTACGTGGAACAACATCACGCCGAATCGTTAATATGTTACGTGATGCAGGAGCAACAGAAGTGCATGTACGGATTACATCGCCTCCTTTTAAAAATCCATGCTTCTATGGTATTGATACACCGGATCGACGCGAATTGATTGCATCAACGATGTCGATTGAAGAAATGCGCAAAGAACTAAATGCTGATTCACTCACCTTTTTGAGCTTTGAAGGGTTAATCAAAGCTGTCGGTGGCGACAACAGCACAGACTACAAAGGTGGCATGTGTATGGCATGCTTCGACAACGACTATCCAACACAAACCGACTTCGGCGGCGAAGAGCAATTCGGATGTGGGTGTTAG